In a genomic window of Rhodovulum sp. P5:
- a CDS encoding peptidylprolyl isomerase, which produces MFRRMVTALLLVFLGATMAAAQSGGPFAPRVIVNDEAVTNYEVQQRARFVELLGATSDPRELALEGLIEDRLRDSEAKRLGITLSDEEVAKGMEEFAARGNMSVDEFTAAIGQAGVAPETFRDFVRSGLLWRKVVRGRFGPRAQVTEAEIDRALASTSGTSVATGAQVLLSEIVLRADTPEYRAESSELAERLQRTIRSESAFAAAARQYSAAQSRAQGGRMGWTPLSKLPPQVATQVLTLGPGEISDPVELPNAIVLFQLRAIREAGTTAPKTVSVEYARFFIPGGTMADALRVRGRVDTCDDLYAVAKGLPEDRLQREVKPVADVPKAISSELSNLDEGEISYGLSTPDMAVVLMMCGRTPDLGDAEIDRDAVRRQLVNQRLSGYATSYLAELRADAIIRQP; this is translated from the coding sequence ATGTTCCGACGGATGGTAACGGCTCTGCTGCTTGTCTTTCTCGGTGCGACAATGGCTGCGGCGCAGTCTGGCGGGCCGTTCGCGCCGCGCGTGATCGTCAATGACGAGGCGGTGACCAACTACGAGGTTCAGCAACGCGCGCGCTTTGTCGAACTGCTGGGCGCCACGTCGGATCCGCGGGAACTGGCGCTTGAAGGGCTGATCGAGGACCGGCTGCGCGACAGCGAGGCCAAGCGGCTCGGGATCACGCTCAGCGACGAGGAAGTCGCCAAGGGCATGGAAGAGTTCGCGGCGCGCGGCAACATGTCGGTGGACGAGTTCACCGCGGCCATCGGCCAGGCAGGCGTCGCGCCAGAGACGTTTCGCGATTTCGTCCGGTCGGGCCTTTTGTGGCGCAAGGTCGTGCGCGGCCGGTTCGGGCCCCGCGCACAGGTCACCGAAGCCGAGATCGACCGCGCACTGGCCAGCACCTCGGGCACCAGCGTCGCGACGGGCGCGCAGGTCCTGCTGTCAGAAATCGTGCTGCGCGCGGACACCCCCGAATACCGGGCCGAGTCGTCGGAACTTGCCGAACGTCTGCAACGAACGATCCGGTCCGAAAGCGCCTTCGCCGCTGCTGCGCGCCAATACTCGGCCGCGCAATCCCGGGCGCAGGGCGGCCGGATGGGATGGACGCCGCTGTCGAAGCTCCCCCCGCAGGTTGCGACGCAGGTTCTGACCCTCGGCCCCGGAGAAATCTCCGACCCGGTCGAGCTTCCCAATGCGATTGTCCTGTTCCAGTTGCGCGCGATCCGCGAAGCCGGCACCACGGCACCCAAGACGGTCTCGGTGGAATATGCCCGTTTCTTCATTCCCGGCGGGACCATGGCCGATGCCCTGCGCGTTCGCGGACGCGTCGACACCTGCGACGACCTGTATGCCGTCGCCAAGGGCCTGCCAGAGGACCGTCTACAACGGGAGGTGAAGCCGGTGGCGGACGTTCCCAAGGCCATCTCGAGCGAACTTTCCAATCTTGACGAGGGCGAGATTTCCTATGGGCTCAGCACGCCCGACATGGCCGTGGTTTTGATGATGTGCGGCCGCACGCCGGATCTGGGCGATGCCGAGATCGACCGGGACGCAGTCCGCCGGCAATTGGTGAACCAGCGCCTTTCGGGCTATGCCACCAGCTATCTTGCCGAATTGCGGGCCGATGCGATCATTCGCCAGCCATGA
- the pdxA gene encoding 4-hydroxythreonine-4-phosphate dehydrogenase PdxA yields the protein MTDKPIAMSCGEPAGVGPEIAAKAWQALGARLPFFWIGDPAHLPEGTPHTEIHAPEEALHVAATALPVLAQPFPAPAVPGQPHPENAAAVIAAIARGVELVQDGHASALCTAPIHKKALQDGAGFAHPGHTEYLAHLAGVDRVVMMLACDALKVVPVTIHIAIADVPGALTETLLEDTLRITEAAMIRDFGIDAPRLAVAGLNPHAGEGGAMGREEIEMIDPLLDRLRAEGMRLIGPRSADTMFHEAARQTYDVAVCMYHDQALIPIKTLDFASGVNVTLGLPFIRTSPDHGTAFDIAGTGRADPTSLIAALEMAHRMSRARAG from the coding sequence ATGACTGACAAACCCATCGCCATGAGCTGCGGGGAACCGGCCGGCGTCGGCCCCGAGATTGCCGCGAAGGCGTGGCAGGCCCTAGGCGCGCGCCTGCCGTTCTTCTGGATCGGCGACCCAGCCCACCTGCCAGAGGGCACACCGCATACCGAGATCCACGCCCCCGAAGAAGCGTTGCATGTGGCCGCCACGGCCCTACCGGTTTTGGCCCAGCCCTTTCCAGCCCCGGCGGTGCCGGGCCAGCCCCACCCTGAAAACGCCGCGGCCGTGATCGCGGCCATCGCGCGGGGCGTGGAACTTGTGCAGGACGGACATGCCAGCGCGCTTTGCACCGCGCCGATCCACAAGAAGGCGTTGCAGGACGGCGCCGGTTTCGCCCATCCCGGCCATACGGAATACCTTGCGCATCTGGCTGGGGTCGACCGCGTCGTAATGATGCTGGCCTGCGATGCGCTGAAGGTCGTGCCCGTGACGATCCACATCGCCATCGCCGATGTGCCGGGCGCTCTGACAGAGACGCTCTTGGAAGACACGCTGCGCATTACCGAGGCAGCGATGATCCGCGATTTCGGAATCGATGCGCCCCGGCTGGCCGTTGCCGGGCTGAACCCCCATGCAGGCGAAGGCGGCGCAATGGGGCGCGAAGAGATCGAGATGATCGACCCACTGTTGGACCGTCTGCGAGCGGAGGGGATGCGCCTGATCGGCCCCCGCTCTGCCGATACGATGTTCCACGAGGCCGCGCGGCAAACCTATGACGTCGCGGTCTGCATGTATCACGACCAGGCGCTGATCCCGATCAAGACGCTGGATTTCGCAAGCGGCGTGAACGTCACACTCGGGCTGCCCTTCATCAGAACGTCGCCGGACCACGGCACCGCCTTCGACATCGCGGGAACCGGGCGTGCCGATCCGACAAGCCTGATCGCGGCCCTTGAAATGGCCCACCGCATGAGCCGGGCGCGCGCAGGATGA
- the rsmA gene encoding 16S rRNA (adenine(1518)-N(6)/adenine(1519)-N(6))-dimethyltransferase RsmA, producing the protein MSAIDSLPPLREVIATHGLSAKKSLGQNFLLDLNLTAKIARAAGDLSGCDVLEVGPGPGGLTRGLLAEGARHVLAVEKDSRCLPALDEIAAAYPDRLTVLNADAMDSDVLTRLTAPIKVVANLPYNVGTELLVRWLTPPAWPPVWDSLTLMFQREVAERIVAQPGSKTYGRLAILAQWRCDARIAMRLPPEAFTPPPKVASAVVHLRALPEPRFEADAAVLERVVAAAFGQRRKMLRASLKGVIPDIENVLESVGIAPTERAEQVSVERFCALARAVAG; encoded by the coding sequence ATGAGCGCCATCGACTCCCTGCCGCCCTTGCGGGAGGTGATCGCCACACACGGGCTTTCCGCGAAGAAGTCACTGGGCCAGAACTTCCTGCTGGACCTGAACCTGACCGCCAAGATCGCGCGGGCGGCTGGCGATCTGTCGGGCTGTGACGTGCTGGAGGTCGGCCCCGGCCCCGGCGGGCTGACACGCGGTCTGCTGGCTGAAGGCGCGCGGCATGTTCTGGCGGTCGAAAAGGACAGCCGCTGCCTGCCGGCGTTGGACGAGATCGCCGCCGCCTATCCGGACCGGCTGACAGTTCTGAACGCGGATGCGATGGACAGCGACGTGCTGACGCGCCTTACAGCGCCGATCAAGGTCGTCGCCAACCTGCCCTACAATGTGGGAACGGAATTGCTGGTACGCTGGCTGACCCCGCCTGCATGGCCGCCGGTCTGGGACAGCCTGACACTGATGTTCCAGCGCGAGGTGGCGGAACGGATCGTGGCCCAACCCGGCTCCAAGACCTATGGGCGTCTGGCGATTCTCGCGCAATGGCGGTGCGACGCGCGGATCGCGATGCGCCTGCCGCCGGAGGCGTTTACGCCGCCGCCCAAGGTCGCCTCTGCCGTCGTGCATCTGCGCGCCTTGCCAGAGCCGCGTTTCGAGGCCGACGCCGCCGTTCTGGAAAGAGTCGTGGCCGCGGCTTTCGGCCAGCGGCGCAAGATGCTGCGCGCCAGCCTGAAGGGCGTTATCCCCGATATCGAGAATGTGCTTGAATCTGTGGGGATCGCACCGACCGAACGTGCCGAGCAGGTTTCGGTCGAGCGTTTCTGTGCCCTTGCGCGCGCCGTCGCGGGCTGA
- a CDS encoding DUF4167 domain-containing protein — protein MRPSKSRSRNKSNRSRSVGNIVNRVFDSSGPEGKVRGTPQQIIDKYNQLARDAHLSNDRVAAENFQQHAEHYARLLGEAQREQDARREQQEAQNRERNRDRAENDAQQQDGAPAEETTDAPVEVSAEVIDLPQDEGESTLVETPEEKPAPKPRRPRKPRAPKAQTEPAPEAQRGDAPEAKDAEAPDAETPKDQPEAPAAE, from the coding sequence ATGAGACCATCCAAGTCACGTTCGCGCAACAAGTCGAACCGTTCGCGCTCGGTGGGCAACATCGTCAACCGGGTCTTCGACAGCTCGGGCCCCGAGGGCAAGGTGCGCGGCACGCCGCAGCAGATCATTGACAAGTACAATCAGCTTGCTCGCGATGCGCATTTGTCAAACGACCGTGTCGCCGCCGAGAATTTCCAGCAGCACGCCGAACATTACGCCCGCCTTCTGGGCGAGGCGCAGCGCGAACAGGATGCGCGCCGGGAGCAGCAGGAAGCCCAGAACCGCGAGCGGAACCGCGATCGAGCCGAGAACGACGCGCAGCAGCAAGATGGCGCCCCGGCGGAAGAGACCACCGATGCCCCTGTCGAAGTGTCGGCCGAGGTGATCGACCTGCCCCAGGACGAAGGCGAAAGCACCCTGGTCGAAACGCCGGAAGAAAAGCCCGCGCCGAAACCACGCCGTCCCCGCAAGCCGCGGGCGCCGAAGGCGCAAACGGAACCGGCGCCGGAGGCCCAGCGTGGAGACGCGCCCGAGGCCAAGGATGCCGAAGCACCCGACGCTGAGACGCCGAAGGATCAGCCCGAGGCGCCAGCGGCCGAGTGA